In Actinoplanes sp. NBC_00393, a single genomic region encodes these proteins:
- a CDS encoding acetyl-CoA C-acetyltransferase, with protein MPNVRRVAVLGGNRIPFARSNSRYAQASNQDMLTAALDGLIARFGLAGEQLGEVVAGAVLKHSRDFNLTREVVLGSRLDPRTPAYDIQQACGTGLEAAILVANKIALGQIDSGVAGGVDTTSDAPLQLNEDMRRALLQLNRARSLGDRLKAVAKLRPQQALKPELPRNAEPRTGLSMGEHAAITALRWHIDRAAQDELALTSHQRLAAAYESGFFDDLLTPYLGLTRDQNLRPDSSLEKLAKLKPVYGKENATMTAGNSTPLTDGASTVLLASEEWASAHSLPVLAYFADSETAAVDYVHGDEGLLMAPAYAVPRMLARNGLTLQDFDYYEIHEAFASQVLATLAAWESPEFCKEKLGLDAPLGSIDRAKLNVNGSSLAAGHPFAATGGRIVASLAKLLARKGSGRGLISICAAGGQGVVAILER; from the coding sequence GTGCCGAACGTGCGCCGTGTTGCCGTCCTGGGTGGGAACCGGATCCCGTTCGCCCGCTCCAACAGCCGGTACGCCCAGGCCTCGAACCAGGACATGCTGACCGCCGCGCTGGACGGTCTGATCGCCCGGTTCGGGCTGGCCGGCGAGCAGCTCGGCGAGGTGGTGGCCGGTGCGGTGCTCAAGCACTCCCGCGACTTCAACCTGACCCGCGAGGTGGTCCTCGGTTCCCGGCTGGACCCGCGCACCCCGGCGTACGACATTCAGCAGGCCTGCGGCACCGGTCTCGAGGCGGCCATCCTGGTGGCCAACAAGATCGCGCTCGGGCAGATCGACTCCGGTGTGGCCGGTGGTGTGGACACCACGTCCGACGCGCCGCTGCAGCTCAACGAGGACATGCGGAGGGCGCTGCTGCAGCTCAACCGGGCCCGTTCGCTCGGCGACCGGTTGAAGGCGGTGGCCAAGCTGCGCCCGCAGCAGGCGCTCAAGCCGGAGCTGCCGCGCAACGCCGAGCCGCGGACCGGCCTGTCGATGGGTGAGCACGCGGCGATCACGGCGCTGCGCTGGCACATCGACCGGGCCGCGCAGGACGAGTTGGCTCTCACTTCGCATCAGCGGCTCGCGGCGGCGTACGAAAGCGGCTTCTTCGATGATCTTCTGACGCCCTATCTGGGGCTGACCCGTGACCAGAACCTGCGGCCGGACAGCAGCCTGGAGAAGCTCGCCAAGCTCAAGCCGGTGTACGGCAAGGAGAACGCGACGATGACGGCGGGCAACTCGACGCCGCTGACCGACGGCGCCTCCACCGTGCTGCTGGCCTCCGAGGAGTGGGCGTCGGCGCACTCGCTGCCGGTGCTGGCGTATTTCGCCGACTCCGAGACGGCCGCCGTGGACTACGTGCACGGGGACGAGGGTCTGCTGATGGCGCCCGCCTACGCGGTGCCGCGGATGCTCGCGCGCAACGGGCTGACCCTGCAGGACTTCGACTACTACGAGATCCACGAGGCGTTCGCGTCGCAGGTGCTGGCGACGCTGGCGGCCTGGGAATCGCCGGAGTTCTGCAAGGAGAAGCTCGGGCTGGACGCGCCGCTCGGCTCGATCGACCGGGCCAAGCTCAACGTCAACGGGTCGTCCCTCGCAGCCGGCCACCCGTTCGCCGCGACCGG
- a CDS encoding 3-oxoacyl-ACP reductase yields MADRYANFANSGLGRTVVKRLGLPDPPRLRRFQPGEPLTTGPVLLGAAPGGRLSEPVRKQVEAAGAEVTDQGTDGVRYGALVFDATGIGDSGQLRGLFDFFHPYARSVNVSGRVIVLGTPPEATAGPKEATAQRALEGLTRSIGKEFGRGVTAQLVYVAPGGEATLESTLRFLLSGRSAYVSGQVIRVGAGSVPAVSDWERPLDGKLALVTGAARGIGAAIARTLARDGADVIALDVPAAGDALADVANETRGRALQLDLTADDAPARLAGYLAAGPHAGVDIVVHNAGITRDKTIARMDQARWDSVLGVNLTAPERVNDVLLERDLIPSGGRIVGVASIAGIAGNRGQTNYATSKAGVIGLVQSHAPLLLERGITINAVAPGFIETAMTAKMPLGLREAGRRLNSMSQGGLPIDVAETIAWFASPGSATITGNVVRVCGQSLLGA; encoded by the coding sequence ATGGCTGACAGGTACGCGAACTTCGCCAACTCCGGTCTGGGCCGGACCGTGGTCAAGCGCCTCGGGCTGCCTGATCCGCCCCGGCTGCGCCGGTTCCAGCCCGGGGAGCCGCTGACCACCGGGCCGGTCCTGCTGGGTGCGGCGCCGGGCGGCCGGCTCTCCGAGCCGGTCCGCAAGCAGGTGGAAGCGGCCGGTGCCGAGGTCACTGATCAGGGCACCGATGGCGTACGGTACGGCGCGCTCGTCTTCGACGCGACGGGAATCGGGGACTCCGGCCAGTTGCGGGGTCTGTTCGACTTCTTCCACCCGTACGCCCGCTCCGTGAACGTCTCCGGCCGCGTGATCGTGCTCGGCACCCCACCGGAAGCCACCGCCGGGCCGAAGGAAGCGACCGCGCAGCGGGCGCTCGAAGGTCTCACCCGCAGCATCGGCAAGGAGTTCGGGCGTGGCGTCACCGCCCAGCTCGTCTACGTGGCGCCCGGCGGTGAGGCGACGCTCGAGTCCACGCTGCGGTTCCTGCTGAGCGGGCGTTCGGCGTACGTGTCCGGCCAGGTGATCCGGGTCGGCGCCGGCAGCGTGCCGGCGGTGAGCGACTGGGAGCGCCCGCTGGACGGCAAGCTCGCGCTGGTCACCGGCGCGGCCCGCGGCATCGGCGCGGCCATCGCCCGGACCCTGGCCCGCGACGGCGCCGACGTGATCGCGCTGGACGTGCCGGCCGCGGGCGACGCGCTCGCCGACGTGGCCAACGAGACCCGCGGCCGGGCCCTGCAGCTCGACCTGACCGCCGACGACGCCCCGGCCCGGCTCGCCGGCTATCTGGCCGCCGGCCCGCACGCCGGGGTGGACATCGTCGTGCACAACGCCGGCATCACCCGGGACAAGACGATCGCCCGGATGGACCAGGCCCGCTGGGATTCGGTGCTCGGGGTCAACCTGACCGCCCCGGAACGGGTCAACGACGTGCTGCTGGAACGGGATCTGATCCCGTCCGGCGGCCGGATCGTCGGGGTCGCGTCGATCGCCGGCATCGCCGGGAACCGGGGGCAGACCAACTACGCGACCAGCAAGGCCGGCGTGATCGGGCTGGTGCAGTCGCACGCGCCGCTGCTGCTGGAACGCGGCATCACGATCAACGCGGTGGCGCCCGGCTTCATCGAGACGGCGATGACCGCGAAGATGCCGCTCGGGCTGCGCGAGGCCGGGCGGCGACTGAACAGCATGTCCCAGGGCGGCCTGCCGATCGACGTGGCCGAGACCATCGCCTGGTTCGCCTCGCCCGGCTCGGCGACGATCACCGGGAACGTGGTCCGCGTCTGCGGCCAGAGTCTGCTGGGGGCCTGA
- a CDS encoding MaoC/PaaZ C-terminal domain-containing protein, which translates to MVAVVELSSGPGVGAAYARAALGLLPGTRRGTTLPDVEMVQRGVVVDRSHLAAYDRVCGFRLSDTLPATYPHVLAFPLAMRLMTAPDFPLPLIGLVHITNRITVRRPVSATTPLDLAVRVAALRDHPRGRQFDTIATASIDGEEVWHSVSTYLRIESRRSTENPPTSPGPDSPATLGSPAAPGSPGAGSIWRVPARVGSDYAAVSGDRNPIHTSRLGARLFGFPRPIAHGMWTKARSLAALEGRLPDTYTVEVAFKQPVLLPARAEFNATPTSDGWSFALRSKRPHLFGSITS; encoded by the coding sequence ATGGTCGCGGTCGTCGAGCTCAGCTCCGGGCCGGGTGTCGGTGCGGCGTACGCCCGGGCCGCTTTAGGCCTGCTCCCCGGCACCCGGCGCGGCACCACCCTGCCGGACGTGGAGATGGTCCAGCGCGGTGTGGTCGTGGACCGCTCGCACCTGGCCGCCTACGACCGGGTGTGCGGCTTCCGGCTGTCCGACACGCTGCCCGCCACCTATCCGCACGTCCTGGCGTTCCCGCTGGCCATGCGCTTGATGACGGCCCCCGACTTCCCGCTGCCCCTGATCGGCCTGGTGCATATCACCAACCGGATCACGGTGCGCCGTCCCGTCTCCGCGACCACTCCCCTGGACCTCGCCGTCCGCGTCGCCGCGCTGCGCGACCACCCTCGCGGCCGCCAGTTCGACACCATCGCCACCGCCTCCATCGACGGCGAGGAGGTCTGGCACAGCGTCTCCACGTACTTGCGCATCGAGTCCCGCCGCTCCACCGAAAACCCGCCGACCTCCCCCGGCCCCGACTCGCCCGCCACCCTTGGCTCGCCCGCCGCCCCTGGCTCGCCCGGCGCAGGCTCGATCTGGCGAGTGCCGGCCCGGGTCGGCAGCGATTACGCTGCCGTTTCCGGCGACCGCAACCCCATCCACACCTCCCGGCTCGGCGCCCGCTTGTTCGGCTTCCCCCGCCCGATCGCCCACGGCATGTGGACCAAGGCCCGCTCCCTGGCCGCGCTGGAGGGCCGCCTGCCGGACACCTACACGGTCGAGGTCGCCTTCAAGCAGCCAGTCCTGCTGCCCGCCCGGGCAGAGTTCAACGCCACTCCGACCAGCGACGGGTGGTCTTTCGCCCTCCGGTCGAAGCGCCCTCATCTGTTCGGTTCGATCACGTCCTGA
- a CDS encoding acyl-CoA dehydrogenase family protein: MEFWLDLNEEQQELREWVHGFAESVIRPAAAEWDEREETPWPVLQEAAKIGLYGFEFLVNTWSDTSGLSLPVANEELFWGDGGIGMAISGTSLAVAAIYGSGTPEQLVEWVPQCFGDADDPKVAAFCSTEPEAGSDVASMRTRAVYHEATDEWVLSGQKAYATNGGIANVHVVTASVDPSLGSRGQAAFVVPPGTKGLAGTKKLKKLGLRASHTADVFLDDVRVPGSCLLGGKEALDKRLARAREGQRASKQAAMRTFELSRPAVGAQAIGIARAAYEYALEYAKTRVQFGRPIIENQAIAFALADMRMEIDAARLLVWRAAWMGRNERPFAAGEGSMSKLKAGEVAVAVTEKAVQILGGAGYLREHPVERMFRDAKIYTIFEGTSEIQRLVIARAISGMQIR, translated from the coding sequence GTGGAGTTCTGGCTTGACCTCAACGAGGAGCAGCAGGAGCTGCGCGAGTGGGTGCACGGCTTCGCCGAGTCGGTGATCCGGCCGGCGGCTGCGGAGTGGGACGAGCGGGAAGAGACCCCGTGGCCCGTGCTGCAGGAGGCGGCGAAGATCGGGCTGTACGGGTTCGAGTTCCTGGTCAACACCTGGTCGGACACGAGCGGCCTGAGTCTGCCGGTGGCCAACGAGGAGCTGTTCTGGGGTGACGGCGGGATCGGCATGGCGATCTCCGGCACCTCGCTGGCGGTGGCCGCGATCTACGGGTCGGGCACGCCGGAGCAGCTGGTCGAGTGGGTGCCGCAGTGTTTCGGCGACGCTGACGATCCGAAGGTGGCGGCGTTCTGCAGCACCGAGCCGGAGGCCGGCTCCGATGTGGCGTCGATGCGGACCCGGGCGGTCTACCACGAGGCCACCGACGAGTGGGTGCTGAGCGGGCAGAAGGCGTATGCGACCAACGGCGGCATCGCCAACGTGCACGTGGTCACGGCCAGTGTCGACCCGTCCCTGGGGTCGCGCGGGCAGGCCGCTTTCGTGGTCCCGCCGGGCACGAAAGGGCTGGCCGGCACGAAGAAGCTGAAGAAGCTCGGCCTGCGGGCCTCGCACACCGCCGACGTCTTCCTCGACGACGTACGCGTACCGGGCAGCTGCCTGCTCGGCGGCAAGGAAGCCCTCGACAAGCGCCTGGCCCGCGCCCGGGAGGGACAGCGGGCCTCGAAGCAGGCCGCGATGCGGACGTTCGAGCTTTCCCGGCCGGCGGTGGGCGCGCAGGCGATCGGCATTGCCCGGGCGGCGTACGAGTACGCGCTCGAATACGCCAAGACCCGGGTCCAGTTCGGCCGCCCCATCATCGAGAACCAGGCGATCGCGTTCGCCCTGGCCGACATGCGGATGGAGATCGACGCCGCCCGCCTGCTGGTGTGGCGGGCCGCCTGGATGGGCCGCAACGAGCGGCCGTTCGCCGCGGGTGAGGGCTCGATGTCCAAACTGAAGGCCGGCGAGGTGGCGGTGGCGGTCACCGAGAAGGCGGTGCAGATCCTCGGCGGCGCCGGCTACCTGCGCGAGCACCCGGTGGAGCGGATGTTCCGGGACGCCAAGATCTACACCATCTTCGAGGGCACCTCGGAGATCCAGCGCCTGGTCATCGCCCGCGCCATCTCCGGCATGCAGATCCGCTGA
- a CDS encoding AMP-binding protein, with product MDAAFIAATMARRGLLTPGNPVRIVRQFAALGRWGFGLAGELRQAAARSPKRIAVADDEREVTYAELLDRSDRLARALPVQAGDRVGLLCRNSARMIEALIAVTSRGADPVLMNTGLSAHQLAAVVADQKLQTLIHDDEFAPQVAGVGNTLGEQRIADLIEQTPSGKATPPERPGRTIVLTSGTTGVPKGARRPTPGGFRPLCSVIDRIPLRAGDRVLIAAPLFHTWGFAGLQIALALRATIVLRRRFDAAATHATLTQQNCAALIGVPVMLQQLMELPAQAEMPGLRVAAVSGSALPGGLATRFMDRYGDVLYNLYGSTEASWVSIATPADLRRAPATAGRPPHGTRVAVLDADGRPVPAGEVGRLFVVNEMLFEGYTNDAATRMANGLLGTGDLGHLDEAGRVFVDGREDDMIVSGGENVYPGEVEDLLAALPQVREVAVIGVPDDEFGQRLAAYLVLRDGEKLDTDAVREHVRRHRARFSVPRDVIFLDALPRNATGKVLARELPRDVPG from the coding sequence GTGGACGCCGCTTTCATCGCTGCGACCATGGCCCGGCGGGGTCTGCTCACTCCGGGCAACCCGGTGCGGATCGTCCGGCAGTTCGCCGCGCTCGGCCGGTGGGGGTTCGGGCTCGCCGGTGAGCTGCGGCAGGCCGCTGCCCGCAGCCCGAAGCGGATCGCCGTGGCCGACGACGAGCGCGAGGTGACGTACGCGGAACTGCTGGACCGCTCCGACCGGCTGGCCCGGGCCCTGCCGGTGCAGGCCGGCGACCGGGTCGGGCTGCTGTGCCGCAACTCGGCCCGGATGATCGAGGCGCTGATCGCCGTCACCAGCCGCGGCGCCGATCCGGTGCTGATGAACACCGGCCTCTCCGCGCACCAGCTGGCAGCCGTCGTCGCCGATCAGAAGCTGCAGACGCTGATCCACGACGACGAGTTCGCCCCGCAGGTCGCCGGGGTCGGCAACACTCTCGGCGAACAGCGGATCGCCGACCTGATCGAGCAGACCCCGTCGGGGAAGGCGACACCGCCGGAGCGGCCGGGCCGGACCATCGTGCTCACGTCCGGCACGACCGGTGTGCCGAAAGGCGCCCGCCGCCCCACGCCCGGCGGGTTCCGGCCGCTCTGCTCGGTGATCGACCGGATTCCGTTGCGCGCCGGCGACCGGGTGCTGATCGCCGCGCCGCTCTTCCACACCTGGGGTTTCGCCGGCCTGCAGATCGCCCTGGCGCTGCGGGCCACGATCGTGCTGCGCCGCCGGTTCGACGCGGCCGCCACGCACGCGACGTTGACTCAGCAGAACTGTGCCGCGCTGATCGGCGTACCGGTGATGTTGCAGCAGCTGATGGAACTGCCCGCGCAAGCGGAGATGCCCGGCCTGCGGGTGGCCGCGGTGAGCGGCTCGGCTCTGCCGGGTGGCCTGGCCACCCGGTTCATGGACCGGTACGGCGACGTCCTCTACAACCTGTACGGCTCGACCGAGGCGTCCTGGGTCTCCATCGCCACTCCCGCCGACCTGCGCAGAGCCCCGGCCACCGCGGGCCGCCCGCCACACGGCACGAGGGTCGCGGTGCTCGACGCCGACGGCAGGCCGGTGCCGGCCGGTGAGGTGGGCCGGCTGTTCGTGGTGAACGAGATGCTCTTCGAGGGCTACACCAACGACGCCGCCACGCGGATGGCGAACGGTCTGCTCGGCACCGGTGACCTGGGACATCTCGACGAGGCGGGCCGGGTCTTCGTGGACGGCCGGGAGGACGACATGATCGTCTCCGGCGGCGAGAACGTCTATCCCGGCGAGGTCGAGGATCTGCTCGCCGCGTTGCCGCAGGTCCGCGAGGTGGCCGTGATCGGTGTGCCGGACGACGAGTTCGGTCAGCGGCTCGCCGCCTACCTGGTGCTGCGCGACGGCGAGAAACTGGACACCGACGCGGTCCGCGAGCACGTCCGGCGGCACCGGGCCCGGTTCAGCGTCCCGCGGGACGTGATCTTCCTGGACGCGCTCCCCCGCAACGCCACCGGCAAGGTGCTGGCCCGCGAGTTACCCCGGGACGTGCCGGGGTAA
- a CDS encoding SDR family oxidoreductase — protein sequence MRYDSYDRIAIVTGADSGIGEAGAVALARAGFDVGITYRSDKAGAEETAGKVRATGRNAEVRQIDLARLPGAADVIDDLAEALGGLGVLVNCAGTGISTPVVDTGYEQWREVLAVDLDGPFLCAQRAARRMLQAGRGGRIINITSVHEHAPRVGSGAYCAAKGGLGLLTKVMAQELAGNGITVNAVAPGEIATPMTGNEDVDPHTVDRPGVPVGRPGDANEVAAVVAMLAGPDAAYVTGASWVVDGGMLLMGPQAGSHLQTGDWRNG from the coding sequence ATGCGCTACGACAGTTACGACCGGATCGCGATCGTCACCGGTGCGGACTCCGGTATCGGGGAGGCCGGCGCGGTCGCGCTGGCCAGGGCAGGCTTCGACGTGGGCATCACCTACCGGTCCGACAAGGCCGGGGCCGAGGAGACCGCCGGGAAGGTACGCGCAACCGGCCGCAACGCCGAGGTACGGCAGATCGACCTGGCCCGCCTGCCCGGCGCGGCCGACGTGATCGACGACCTGGCCGAGGCGCTCGGCGGCCTGGGTGTCCTGGTCAACTGCGCCGGCACCGGCATCTCCACCCCGGTCGTCGACACCGGGTACGAGCAGTGGCGTGAGGTTCTGGCGGTCGATCTGGACGGGCCGTTCCTCTGCGCGCAGCGGGCCGCCCGGCGGATGCTGCAGGCCGGCCGGGGCGGCCGGATCATCAACATCACCAGCGTGCACGAGCACGCGCCCCGGGTCGGGTCGGGCGCCTACTGCGCGGCGAAGGGCGGCCTCGGCCTGCTCACCAAGGTGATGGCGCAGGAGCTGGCGGGCAACGGGATCACGGTGAACGCGGTGGCACCGGGCGAGATCGCGACGCCGATGACCGGCAACGAGGACGTCGATCCGCACACCGTGGACCGCCCGGGCGTTCCGGTGGGCCGGCCCGGCGACGCCAACGAGGTGGCCGCCGTGGTGGCGATGCTGGCCGGGCCGGACGCGGCGTACGTGACCGGCGCGTCCTGGGTCGTCGACGGCGGCATGCTGCTGATGGGCCCGCAGGCGGGTTCGCACCTGCAGACGGGCGACTGGCGCAACGGTTGA
- a CDS encoding DUF6879 family protein, whose translation MRLLLNGEYKEMFHTFERSAFHLEVAEQYDLPEESEPLRRFLAGEPDDFAWTRPWLDLIREATAEGRRVQRLRVVSVPHGDYTRWLLAISSLNIEAGEDIRWLGRDRVNGLPVAADDFWLFDDERVVFNLFAVDGSFAGGAETRDRAIIAHCRRVRDELWRVAVPHADYAR comes from the coding sequence ATGCGGCTGCTGCTGAACGGTGAGTACAAGGAAATGTTCCACACGTTCGAACGCTCGGCGTTCCACCTGGAGGTCGCCGAGCAGTACGACCTGCCGGAGGAGTCCGAGCCGCTGCGCCGGTTCCTGGCCGGCGAACCGGACGACTTCGCCTGGACGAGACCCTGGCTCGACCTGATCCGCGAGGCCACCGCGGAGGGCCGCCGGGTGCAACGGCTGCGGGTGGTCTCCGTGCCGCACGGCGACTACACCCGCTGGCTGCTCGCCATCTCCTCGCTGAACATCGAGGCCGGCGAGGACATCCGCTGGCTGGGGCGGGACCGGGTGAACGGCCTGCCGGTGGCCGCCGACGACTTCTGGCTCTTCGACGACGAACGGGTGGTGTTCAACCTGTTCGCCGTGGACGGCTCGTTCGCCGGCGGCGCGGAGACCCGGGACCGGGCGATCATCGCGCACTGCCGCCGGGTGCGCGACGAACTGTGGCGGGTCGCCGTCCCGCACGCCGACTACGCCCGCTGA